A section of the Agromyces aurantiacus genome encodes:
- a CDS encoding 5-oxoprolinase subunit B family protein gives MTARVLPSGRAALLVECDALADVLALLDVLAASAPPGVVELVPAARTLLVSLDPARLPLESAASWVRAAAAEAPTAAAPAPAGLADAVVVDVDYRGVDLAATADLLGVSAEHLVARHTATAWRVAFIGFAPGFGYLVAEDWPFDVPRLDVARTRVPSGAVGLAGGFSGAYPRESPGGWRLVGRTEAALWDPAADPPALLAPGRAVRFRAVGS, from the coding sequence ATGACCGCGCGCGTGCTGCCGTCGGGACGCGCGGCGCTCCTGGTCGAATGCGACGCGCTCGCCGACGTCCTCGCGCTCCTCGACGTGCTCGCGGCGTCCGCGCCCCCGGGCGTGGTCGAGCTCGTGCCGGCCGCGCGCACGCTGCTCGTCTCGCTCGACCCCGCCCGCCTGCCGCTCGAGTCGGCGGCGAGCTGGGTGCGCGCCGCGGCGGCGGAGGCGCCGACGGCGGCCGCGCCGGCGCCCGCCGGCCTCGCCGATGCCGTCGTGGTCGACGTGGACTACCGCGGCGTCGACCTGGCCGCGACGGCGGACCTCCTCGGCGTCTCGGCCGAGCACCTCGTCGCGCGCCACACCGCGACCGCGTGGCGCGTCGCCTTCATCGGGTTCGCGCCCGGGTTCGGCTACCTCGTCGCCGAGGACTGGCCGTTCGACGTGCCGCGGCTCGATGTCGCGCGCACGCGCGTGCCCTCCGGCGCGGTCGGCCTCGCGGGTGGCTTCTCCGGCGCCTACCCGCGCGAGAGCCCGGGCGGCTGGCGGCTCGTCGGGCGCACGGAGGCCGCGCTCTGGGATCCCGCGGCCGACCCTCCTGCCCTGCTGGCCCCCGGCCGGGCCGTGAGGTTCCGGGCGGTGGGCTCGTGA